One window from the genome of Grus americana isolate bGruAme1 chromosome 2, bGruAme1.mat, whole genome shotgun sequence encodes:
- the DCSTAMP gene encoding dendritic cell-specific transmembrane protein, with amino-acid sequence MRTFLSIAQKAWGIFISKRKPGWKYLMQLFAVCSAVSFLSSFLLFLGMHFSLTPHSLCPLLISGFIWISLSVALSCSKHLRCFSILFLLSCGLRNGRNALITAGTGVVVAGNIQNIFHNLKVLADSITCHLEYEQFALIKYYVEAVKWIYEAAKLSTELSNHIAFLKHEFTPSYSISGDALKQELNDTKQEIQRVANQISFMLTVLPCIGQKVLPIVGIFLASIGTGLFIKKILGSNSAKFKNSYITKQFIAFDEHQKQQQRPCLLPLNRKERKDYVTIPSFCLTRKDRKNMQYFFLPVIIHLCIWLLFAAVDYLFYWLITSVNKHLQEVPDLEIQLSLFQQRNENSFIIGMREHIAKTDPFKISLFKHDCIPQPELTLSTTWIQLGVIFFFLIIFGLFSGLLTQLKVLISTSFYPDTEMKRILYLHAKLLKKRAKLKEKSGKNAFARTVNFWFPILKARQAVRKRERTVANDNMV; translated from the exons atgcgAACGTTTCTCTCAATAGCCCAGAAGGCCTGGGGAATTTTTATATCCAAAAGGAAGCCTGGTTGGAAGTATCTGATGCAGCTTTTTGCAGTTTGCTCTGCAGTTAGCTTCCTCTCAAGCTTTCTCTTATTCCTTGGCATGCACTTCTCCCTGACACCCCACTCTTTGTGTCCCTTACTGATTTCTGGATTCATCTGGATCTCGCTTTCTGTCGCGCTCTCCTGTTCCAAGCACCTGCGCTGTTTTAGCATCCTGTTCCTTCTTTCTTGTGGACTACGAAATGGCAGGAATGCTCTTATTACTGCTGGCACAGGTGTCGTGGTGGCTGGCaacatccaaaatatttttcacaaccTAAAGGTTCTGGCAGACAGTATAACCTGTCATTTAGAGTATGAGCAATTTGCCTTGATAAAATATTATGTTGAGGCAGTAAAGTGGATTTATGAGGCGGCCAAGCTTTCCACCGAACTATCTAATCATATAGCATTCCTAAAGCATGAATTCACACCATCTTATTCAATTTCAGGTGATGCATTAAAACAAGAGCTAAATGACACAAAGCAAGAAATCCAGAGAGTTGCTAACCAGATATCTTTTATGCTGACTGTACTGCCCTGTATAGGCCAGAAAGTATTGCCTATAGTGGGGATTTTTCTAGCTTCTATTGGAACTGGCCTCTTTATCAAAAAAATTTTGGGCTCTAACAGTGCCAAATTTAAGAATTCTTATATCACAAAACAGTTCATCGCATTTGATGAGCatcaaaagcaacagcaaagacCCTGTCTTCTGCCActtaacaggaaagaaagaaaagattatgTGACAATCCCATCTTTCTGCCTCacaaggaaggacagaaaaaacatgcagtatttttttctccctgtaatTATTCATCTTTGCATCTGGCTTCTGTTTGCTGCAGTagattatttgttttattgGTTAATTACTTCTGTGAATAAACATCTCCAAGAAGTACCGGATCTAGAGATTCAACTCAGCCTCTTTCAGCAA AGGAATGAGAACAGCTTTATCATTGGTATGAGAGAGCATATTGCAAAGACTGATCCTTTCAAGATCTCTTTGTTTAAGCATGACTGCATCCCTCAGCCAGAGCTCACTCTCTCCACAACATGGATCCAGCTTGGAGtcatcttcttcttcttaatAATTTTTGGGTTATTCTCTGGCCTCCTGACCCAACTAAAAGTACTCATATCAACTTCATTTTATCCTGACACTGAGATGAAACGGATACTTTATTTGCATGCAAAATTACTcaagaaaagagcaaagctaaaagagaaaagtggGAAGAACGCATTTGCTAGAACG gtCAACTTTTGGTTTCCAATACTCAAGGCAAGACAGGCagtgaggaagagagaaaggacTGTGGCAAATGACAACATGGTGTGA